The Pseudomonadota bacterium genome includes a region encoding these proteins:
- a CDS encoding metallophosphoesterase: MAGSPSRVSGLNEMKIIFFADAHLNKKHGGRAQLVETFVHDICEDADMVVILGDLFEFYHGFDGYIYPWYRNVIDGFKHITEKGKLVYFIEGNHEFDMGSFFESYTGIKCVKDLIIDIEGKKTFISHGHEINKLCLENVLKSPFIYALMNLFGPEFTWKIAMAVRIFLSKKKRHYNKKVQNAFRKYAQKRLEEGYDVVILAHSHMSDRVEFNSDNNKKIYLNVGDFIKYS; this comes from the coding sequence TTGGCAGGAAGCCCTTCAAGAGTATCTGGGTTAAACGAGATGAAGATTATATTTTTTGCAGATGCACACCTTAATAAGAAGCATGGCGGAAGGGCTCAATTAGTAGAAACCTTTGTGCACGATATCTGTGAAGATGCTGATATGGTTGTAATTCTCGGGGATTTATTTGAATTTTATCATGGATTTGATGGGTATATTTACCCGTGGTATAGAAATGTTATTGATGGATTTAAACATATAACAGAAAAGGGTAAATTAGTTTATTTTATAGAAGGTAACCATGAGTTTGATATGGGTAGTTTTTTTGAATCCTATACTGGTATAAAGTGTGTAAAAGATCTGATTATTGATATTGAAGGCAAAAAAACATTTATATCCCATGGACATGAAATTAATAAATTATGTTTGGAAAATGTCCTTAAATCACCTTTTATCTATGCATTAATGAATCTTTTTGGTCCGGAATTTACCTGGAAGATAGCAATGGCAGTAAGAATCTTTTTATCAAAGAAGAAGAGACATTATAATAAAAAGGTACAGAATGCATTTAGAAAATATGCTCAAAAAAGGCTTGAGGAAGGTTATGACGTAGTTATATTGGCGCACTCACATATGTCTGATAGGGTTGAGTTTAATTCTGACAACAACAAAAAGATTTATTTAAATGTAGGTGATTTTATCAAATATTCCA